Within the Trichoderma breve strain T069 chromosome 3, whole genome shotgun sequence genome, the region CCTGTTCTGTTCCGTCTCAAGCAAAATCCTAACTCCAATACTCCGTAGTTTGCTTCCAATGatcacagcagcatcaacagccacACAAACCTCATTGCCGAATCTCCCCGCCACGGCTTCGAAACCGCCATCTCCCTATCAAGCCAAAATACTACTCGTCGATACGTTGGTGCAGCCGCTGTGTCATCCTCTGGCGATGTCCTCGGTTCAACCATCGTCATCGATCTCCAAAACGAGGGCAAACCTGCCACTGTAGAAAGCGGCATAGTCACCCTaaagcctccatctccatcaccgccaccatcatcagcatcaggGAGTCGAAGCACAAGTACTAGCTCGGTAGGTGTCATGGGTGGATCGATATTTGGCGCTGCAGGCGTCTTTTATGCAGGAGTATATTACTGGCGAAGGAGAGCAAGGGGACGGCGTGGGCACGGAGAAGAGGGATACAGGATGGTAAACTTGAGAGATTAAGAGTACAACTCAGGTTCTATTAGAACAATGATGTTAATATTAGGTAGGCTATGTATTATTAAACATTGAATATTCTAGCATCCAAGTCATAGCCAACGTCATGGTTCAATAGAGATGCGCTGGCTGCTTGTGCAATAGTGACAATGGCAGTGAGTGGCCTACATTTGCCTCTGCAAGGACATGGTGCCATCCATTCGCCAACTCGCATTCAGTAGCGTGTCTTTCACGTACTTTTCTGCCGCCTCTTCTGCTATATGCTTCATCCTGCCTTCCAGTTCGCTCTCTAGGACCTCTATTCTCTCCTTTGCGTCATCATCGACTTGATTCAACATGCGATCAACCTCGTCTTTAACATCTTCAATCACGTCAGTTGACTGGATCCTTAGATCTGTTAGTTCGTCGTCAACACGCGTTGCAACTTCTTCTAGtaattcttctctctcttccgttCCATAGCGGCAATGGTTAGAGCTGGCATCCACATCAAGCAACTTTTCTCCGAGCTGTCTAATGCTGTTCAAGATACGTTTTTCCATGTCATTGATAATAGAGTTAATGGGTGGCATGTCACTGTTCTTCGCGGAAGAGCCGTTTCCATCAGCTTGAGGTATATCAAGTTTGCGTTTTTCTTAAGTTACCAGTTAGTAAGTCTAGAGTCATCGGATGGTTAAGTGGAGTGTGCGTACTGGAGACACGTTCGTTACTAGACGCAGGGATATACGGCGGAGGGGACTCTGCTTGCACATGAGTGCCCGCAGCCGCTGTGCTCGCATTGGCGATTTGGCCCCCTTTACCGGTATACAGCCCACTAAGATCACCAAGTGCGGCATTCCAGCTCGGACGAGGTGAAAAAATGGAGGcgatcttcttcaactggGCTGATGGAGTCGTACTGGAGCTGTTGAGACGGACGGTGAAACTTGTCACTTGAGAGAGGGCCACGATCGAATTCAATAAAGCTTTgctcttgggcttggcaACAATGGGCTCCTTGGGCGTAACAAGGTCGGGTTCCAGTGCCAATGAGAAACACAATGATCGTACATTGTTCTCGTTCTGATAGGTGATGGATTTGATAATCTCAGGGCGGATGTACACATAGATAGCTCGCCTATTGGGAGGCTTGCTGGATTTGATGAAGACGTCGCCATACAACCGCAAAAAGGCTGTGTTGGTTGTGGTATCGATGTTTATCTCGAGATCCAAATGATCAGTCTGATGCacttcgtcgtcttcatcccTCCAAGTGACCGTGTTGTTTGAGCAGCGTATTTTGATTTCATCGGCCTTTGCCGTCTGTTTACTGGAGCTAGGTATCGTCGCGTTCGGTATGGATGGTTCCTCGCTTTCACTCTTGTTGATTTTGCCTGCATTGCTCACATCGAAGTCACGGTTGTCATCGACATGTTGGGGTTGCCGCCCCGGCCTATAACGTGTCAGTTCACTAAACAAAAGGGAGGAAGCATCCACATGTCGCCAGAATGCAGGACATTGaatcaagatgatgaagttgcaAAGGCGTAGTGAAAAGCCCCTTCGCTCAGCACCGGATGACTACGCCTCAGAGAGTCTTGCAAAACGGAGGCAAACAGAGGCAGGGCGCTTTCGAACGCTGTCCAATGCCGCGGCCAACAAGACCCCGATCCTGCTACCAGACTCTGCTGACAACAGGCACCGAGATGGATCTTGCATGCAGTGAACCCTCTGCTGAAGCTCGCCATCCAGTAGAGCGGCACGGCTATCCACGTAGGCTGAGAGCCTAGTGGAATCACACAAGGGCTATCTCACTAACCCGGGCGGATGAGAATCTTGCGTCAGTTCCTCATGGTCGGTGTTGACGTTGGTGTCCTGAGTGTACGATGCAGGACTGTTGACCATGGCAgacgagatggatggagggCGTTGCCCGGAGTGGAAGAATTCATGGTCCGTCGAGAGGAGAAGTGGCTGAGATGCGTTGGGAAAAGGGCGGTGCGTGAATTTAGGATTGCTGCTTGAGCTCGGTGGATGACTAATGCACTAGTTACTTATGAGCCTAACCATATTTGGATATAGGTTGGCGCTAACCTGACTTAGACCCGCGTAAAACCTGCCCCGCTTTTaagctcatcaagctcagGAAAAGCTCACATCCAAGTATTCCTGCTACTCTTAGTTCACAATATTGCAGTCATCATCTACGGCTTGAAATCtgccatctttcttcttACAAGCgtaaaatttatatataaggCTGTCatatatagtaaaaattATACCATAATATCATCATTTAtaacaaaaaagaagaaatggtaTGGGCAGATCATGTCGCCAATACGCTATCAATCAAAACCATCATTTCCAAGTCGATTCGATCCACGGGCTTGGTAATGCCCTCTAATAAACCAATTTTCGCCGCTTGCAATGATTTTCCAAATAAATAGAAAATTaatccttcatctttgcccCGCGAATCTTCTTTGTTACACAGCCCTTATCGAAATCAAGCATCGTCAATAACAGTGCCGTtgtcgtcaaagtcaaacacCTCTTCAAGTGCCACCGCGCTCTCCGAATCTCGAGCAGCCTCTCTCTGTAGCGACAGAGACGTGATGAGCTTCTTGTCCGGTCGCAAGATACCCCACATCTCCGGTATCACCATGACCTTTGATGTCTCTCCTGGGGCACGATGCGCCATCGCTTTGATGAAACCTAGTTGTTTGCCCGCCATGTACCAGACGAATTTGTAACCATTGTTGTAATGGTTCTTGAATGCGGTCGAGGCTTTGAGGAGTTCCCAGTTGCTCATGGCCGAATTCTTGTTAAAATCATGAACCAGCTCCGGAAATTCGCCGCTCGCGAGCAATTCTGCCGGTAGCTGTATATCAATCCACCTCTGGTACATGGAATCTGCCTTGGTGGCAAACTTGGAGTCGTCGGTGCCATTTCGAGACTTGATGACACGCCACTCGTCGTGAAGCACATTAATCTTGCCTCGCAAATATTTCAGAAGCTGGCTGCAGCCAGCAGAAGTTTTTGACCTCTCCTCATATATATTGCAGAGCTTTGTAAGGTCTTCATCATAAGGTATGGCGTTATTCGCTTTGACGGTcttgttgaagctggtcaagaCTTCGTCAATAACCGTATCAGCGACATCAAATCTCAAGTAATCGAGTATGTGTAATCGGCCCTTAGCATCAGGCCTTCGGGATCCCTTTTCTTTCGCATACTCTGGATCGGGAAGGAAggtattcttcttctcgaggtGTTGAATACAGAAACGCTTCCAATCTTCCTCAGTAAACTCAATACCTTGCTTGCTCTGATCAACCAAGTAGCCAAGCAACTGGCTTAAATGTATGGCATCTCGATCTTGAACAGAATTTTGAAAATAGCAGAGCCTCTCTTTATACTTCGTACATCGACCGAGAAATGAGGGCTGTAGATTGAACAAAAATGCTCTCGATACGAACTCTACACAGGCATCCTGAAGGTGCGCAGGTCGGTCGTTCATATACTTCCTGTAGTTGTCTCTACCGACCTGATCCAAAATGTCCTTGAATTGCGTAGTCACCTTGCGAAGATATCCgctcttgatgaaatccAATTTCTGAGGCAAGGGAGCACTGTCGAAATTTCTAACAATATTCTGATCCCAACATACCCATGCCATGTCGCCGTCATAGTCGCCGCCTGATAGCTTATCGGCAAGGGGTATAGTTCCTTTAGTCGAAAAAATAATGACGTCCTTTAGCTTTCGAAGCTCTGGTCGAGATACTACCCTGACTCTCTGGATGTCGCTAGGGAGATGGGCTGGGGCTCTTGCTACTAGAATATCCATGTTCTCAAGTAGCGTGTCGGAGAATCCCTCGGCCTGAAACTTCgtggaaaaggagagatgcacctctccttcttcaagcgTTGATGAAAAGTCCGCAGCCATGTAAATATAGGCTGAACACGGAATGGTGATGTTCATTTTGGTTTTCAAAATCTCAGCCTTTTTCTTACACATCTCCCAGACAAGTTCCCTGAGATACTTCATTCTCCTCTGATCGAATCCAGAGTCGAGCAAAAATGCGACTCTATCCGCGTTGTCATTGGGGAGACCAGCCAGAAATCCTGCGGACCCATCCAGCGACCGATCATTCTTTGAAGGACCAGATTGGTGAATCCATAATCGGAGACTCATGGGTTCTTTCATGGCGGCAGCTTGCTCACCAAGGTCAGCGTGCAGGGCTCTCTGTAGGTGCTCGGAAACTGCGCGTCGCATTGCGTCGGGTTGTGGTGATCGCGCCTCTAGTACCGGGATAAATTGCTGATTCAGAGATGCTGATCTCAATTCAGATGGCCAGTTTCGTATCTCGAGAGTTCGGTGATGAGGATCCTCAAAATCGcatttccatttcctttGTGATGGGTAAGTTTCAACCCAGTCTCTCTCGGAGTCTTCCTCGCTATCCACATCAATCAACCACATGCCCTTTGCACTCCCCAGTCTACCTTGAAAACAACTTGGGCAGTCAGACAACCCAAGAGCCACGGAAACCTTCCTGGCCAAACTTGGCGATATGCGGCCGATTCCATCATTCATTACCATGCCACCACACGTTAGATCTTCGGGCTTGTTGATGATCTGATGCTTCTCGAGAATAACAGTTGGCCACGTTCGGCTGAGACCTAATTTAATCTTGTCAGAAAGCACAGTCTCATAAAAAATATTAGGATAAAGTAGCTCACTCAGTGCCAGGCGAGAAAACAGTTTGGTAACTGGTTGTTCCGAGTTGCGTTCGTTGTCAATACCAATGGCCCATTTTAGCAGACCACTGAGCTTCATTTTCGTGCGGGCCTTTGTCTCCAACGCTTCTGCCAGCGGCGAGATGCCACCAGCTGCACTAGGGCGGAAATTATTAGCATCACAAGCAAAGAAATAGACTCTGTCTACCGCTGTGTTTCTGTTTGTCCCAGaaatcttcttgcccttgacaTTGCGCACGAAGAATGGCCTCCAAGTCCGCCCAAGAAAGTAATGCTCCGGCTTTGTAAGCCAATCTACAATCTTTTCAAGGCTCTTTGGATCCTTTTTGAGGACATCAGGCTCTTCATCCGCCGAACCCGAACCCGACGGCGATGGAATGGTAATTTCCAAGAAGCGATCGGCACCGAATCGGCGCGCCAGTCGGTGACCCAGCTCGAGTTTCAACGGATGTAATTGAAGACTGTACAATGGCCCGGTCGAATCTTGGTTGTAAACCAAGTCTGCCGAGAGTGTAACGGTCTTAAATTTGGTCTGAAAGTCGCCCAGTGCTGTGTGCCATGCCACCGGATCGCTGGACGGAGGCAAGCTCTTGCCATGGAACAAGTGATGGTTTGAGATTGTATCTCTCAAGCTGCTTTGATCATGCCAGCTATCATTCGGCTCATACAATAGGTCGAATTGGTCCAGTGAAACCTTGCAGTGAAGAGCGGCTCTTGTAATCTCCCAAATCACAGCCAAAGGTGCATGTGTTAACGCTGGGATTGGTAATTTAGCTATATCATCGCCACGGTCAGCAACAACACATGCATTCCATATCATTACGCATGCTTACGCCAAATATTAGCAAGTTTTTCATCAATCGTCTGGCTCACAGAGCCGACGCTATCTTGGGAAGAGCGGTCtaacaaaagcaaagggcTTTTAAATCGCGAATCATCCAGGTACTCCAGCTGGTTGGTGGGTTTGTTTGGTCTACTAGGGAGAGAATTCCAATTTTGCTGCACGTCGTTTCGGCTTTGGCTCAATCCAAATGAATGTGAGAAAGATTCGGCTGATGTTTGTTGTGAGTATGGATAGCGATTTGACTTGTCATGATATCCAGAGTCGACAGTCGTCTGGCTAATGAAGGATACGTCTTGCGTATTCTTTGAGGAAAAGACTTCAGACGGGAAAGAAGCTCTGCTTGAACCAAAAGTCTGATCAAAAGATGGCTCCTGAGCAAGTGGTTGAATAACTTCTCCGATAGATCGATGACTTCCAGAGGCTAATGAGACACCACTGTCCGCAAATGAACCGCTTGAGCGGACAGGGAGAGCATCCACTGCATCATGGTGTTCATACCTGTGAGGCGGCTGGCCTTTGGGCCGCTTCTGAGAGTGATTTGCAGTCACTTCGGACATTCTCTTGCTTAATTGTTTTGATTCCAGGCCGTTGATATCACGAAGAATTCTCAAGAGCCGCTCCTGGAGCAGAGCTCGAAGACTGGTAGAGAGATACCGGGTAGGACTGAGTGACTCTGCATCAGACAAGATCAACCGCCCCTGTATCTGAAAGAGCCCCAGACAGTCGACTAACCGGTTGTCTCCTCGATAATGCAACTGTTGGATTTTCTGGTAAATGTCGTCGATCCGGGCTTCCTCATCACTCCGCTGCCGTTCGCGATATTTGCGAGGAGAGAGTGTTACATCCGGCTTGCAAAGCTGCAGTGCAAAGTCATCGTTGAGCCTGCTAATGATGCggtccagctccagcgtaGACCGATTCTGTCCTTGAGACCCCAAGGGGCCAGACATTGTACGAGGACCGTCTAGCAGCCAACAGCCGGCAACCAGCAGCGAAAGCTTATCCACCTGCTCGTCCGTATAAGTGACTGTTGCAATAAGCCCTTGCCGTGGTGGATGCCAGCCCAAGGCTAAACTTGTGCCATTCCCGCGATTGCGGGGAATCGCCGAGCCGCCACTGTTGGAgacttggagaagctgcacgTGTGAGATCACAGGGACGCGGTCACGTGCACCTCGAACGCGACATCGTCATATCCAGCTCCGGACCGCCAATTGATCCGCCTTCAGCCCAGCATTTCCGGATCCTCCACCACTTAACGCTCGTGGAGATGCTCGGTGTTCGGCGTTGATGAACTGAGTTTCGCAGCAGCCCAGACTCATCAGCTAGTAATTGGACGCTCGGGTCCACTGCATGCAGTTCGAATAATCCGCGGGAGCTGAGATTGTTGCATCAAATCCAATCATGGTTGACAATGACGCGGACGACCAGGTGCCGGTCGATGATCTGACACCTGAGGAGGCCAGCCGTATCATCCACTCGCACCGCAAAGTTCGCTACGGTAAGTCAGGATACAACATGAGACACCTCCCCGGGACCACGCGAGCAAATTCTGCGTCATCAGATCCCTCGGGAAGTCTCTCAAATTGCCGCGCGACTAACGCCTAATGCACCACAGGGACCGCCTGTTGGCCATGCCGTCAGCGCAAGGTCAAGTGTGACAACCAGCAGCCATGTGAGAACTGCGTCAAGCGAGAACACCCTCAGCTCTGCTCTTATAAGCCGAATCGATCCTCGGCGAGCAAGCACAATGCCACCGCCTCTCATAGTCGCAAGAGAGCTCGCTCACCGTCTGACGGAGACGAGAATGTGAAAGATGAGCGCCAAGAAAGCTGGCCTCCAGCAATTGGTGAGCTCATGGCATCCAGTTACGCGCTCAGCTATTTGTGTCGAGTTCATTGAATAACCTCTTTATAGGACTGTCGACAAACCAGGACGATTCTGACTCGGTACCTGACCGTTACGTTGGACAAAACAGCATCCCGGCACTACTAGGAGAGCAATCGCCGAACAACAAAGAGGACGGCACCGACATCCGACGAGACATGAGATCCATTCTGGGGCTAGACACCTCCGCGCCCTTTCCTCTCATGTCGTCTACTCACCTTCAGCGGCTTGCTCGTGATATTGCCACCGAGCTGCCGTCAGACAGAGAGGTTATGAAGTATGCCATAGCACCGAGTACCGCCTGATGAGACGCAATCTCATACTGACGCTACTTGAACAGACTTTTCCGTACTTACAAGGAGATCCCGCAACCGTTCTGGGGTTTCGTTCTCGacattgatgagcttgagtCCAATCTCATGATCTATCTTGAGGATCGATCCCGAAATGCGTCAAAGTCCGTTAAAGCCTCGAGGCCTGTGACGGCCTCTTGGCTGGCCATTCTATTTGCAGTCTTGGCAGTCGGCTCACAGTACCACGAATCCCCGTACCATATCCGCACAAAGGATTCGCAAAAATACATTCAGATATCTTTCCATCTACTCCGGCTGGCCAACTTTTTGTTGAGGTGAGATGACAGGCTTCTCACTAGGCGCATATTTGGATCTGTACTCTAACCACATATTTTTTGTATACAGGCCGTCATTTGACTCGATCCAAGCATTGTTGTTGACAAactttgttcttctcaaTGACATGAAGGCTGAAGCATCGTGGGCGCTCACCGGCCTTACGTGCCGCCTCGCCCAATCCTTGGGGTTGCATCGCCCGACCATCCGGGCCAGTCGAGAGAATTCACCCCCTGCCGCCA harbors:
- a CDS encoding RNA dependent RNA polymerase domain-containing protein, producing MSGPLGSQGQNRSTLELDRIISRLNDDFALQLCKPDVTLSPRKYRERQRSDEEARIDDIYQKIQQLHYRGDNRPTRYLSTSLRALLQERLLRILRDINGLESKQLSKRMSEVTANHSQKRPKGQPPHRYEHHDAVDALPVRSSGSFADSGVSLASGSHRSIGEVIQPLAQEPSFDQTFGSSRASFPSEVFSSKNTQDVSFISQTTVDSGYHDKSNRYPYSQQTSAESFSHSFGLSQSRNDVQQNWNSLPSRPNKPTNQLEYLDDSRFKSPLLLLDRSSQDSVGSVSQTIDEKLANIWPKLPIPALTHAPLAVIWEITRAALHCKVSLDQFDLLYEPNDSWHDQSSLRDTISNHHLFHGKSLPPSSDPVAWHTALGDFQTKFKTVTLSADLVYNQDSTGPLYSLQLHPLKLELGHRLARRFGADRFLEITIPSPSGSGSADEEPDVLKKDPKSLEKIVDWLTKPEHYFLGRTWRPFFVRNVKGKKISGTNRNTAVDRVYFFACDANNFRPSAAGGISPLAEALETKARTKMKLSGLLKWAIGIDNERNSEQPVTKLFSRLALSLSRTWPTVILEKHQIINKPEDLTCGGMVMNDGIGRISPSLARKVSVALGLSDCPSCFQGRLGSAKGMWLIDVDSEEDSERDWVETYPSQRKWKCDFEDPHHRTLEIRNWPSELRSASLNQQFIPVLEARSPQPDAMRRAVSEHLQRALHADLGEQAAAMKEPMSLRLWIHQSGPSKNDRSLDGSAGFLAGLPNDNADRVAFLLDSGFDQRRMKYLRELVWEMSYIYMAADFSSTLEEGEVHLSFSTKFQAEGFSDTLLENMDILVARAPAHLPSDIQRVRVVSRPELRKLKDVIIFSTKGTIPLADKLSGGDYDGDMAWVCWDQNIVRNFDSAPLPQKLDFIKSGYLRKVTTQFKDILDQDACVEFVSRAFLFNLQPSFLGRCTKYKERLCYFQNSVQDRDAIHLSQLLGYLVDQSKQGIEFTEEDWKQYAKEKGSRRPDAKGRLHILDYLRFDVADTVIDEVLTSFNKTVKANNAIPYDEDLTKLCNIYEERSKTSAGCSQLLKYLRGKINVLHDEWRVIKSRNGTDDSKFATKADSMYQRWIDIQLPAELLASGEFPELVHDFNKNSAMSNWELLKASTAFKNHYNNGYKFVWYMAGKQLGFIKAMAHRAPGETSKVMVIPEMWGILRPDKKLITSLSLQREAARDSESAVALEEVFDFDDNGTVIDDA